A section of the Sebastes fasciatus isolate fSebFas1 chromosome 21, fSebFas1.pri, whole genome shotgun sequence genome encodes:
- the ndufb4 gene encoding NADH dehydrogenase [ubiquinone] 1 beta subcomplex subunit 4, with amino-acid sequence MADYREAPLASRPKTLDPNEYFNLGPEQRRAEEDRAALRANLKRQYQTQLNNPHRKEIIEDPALTRWVYARANPYATFRPTFKTSLLGAMIGVVPLFVLYYVFKTDRDRKEDQIKAGTIERKFSLSS; translated from the exons ATGGCGGACTACCGAGAGGCGCCCTTGGCTTCTCGGCCAAAAACACTAGACCCAAATGAGTATTTCAACCTCGGGCCGGAGCAGCGACGTGCAGAAGAAGACAGAGCAGCGCTACGAGCGAATCTAAAGAGGCAGTATCAGACACAACTCAACAACCCGCACAGGAAAGAGATCATT GAAGACCCTGCCCTGACCCGCTGGGTGTATGCACGCGCCAACCCCTACGCAACATTCAGGCCCACATTTAAGACATCTCTGCTGGGTGCCATGATCGGAGTTGTGCCTCTCTTCGTCCTTTACTACGTCTTCAAGACAGACAGG GATAGGAAGGAGGATCAGATTAAGGCTGGAACCATCGAGCGCAAGTTCAGTTTGTCATCCTGA